From the genome of Blautia pseudococcoides, one region includes:
- a CDS encoding transposase: MYKKSTQNYYRLYSRSKKECKNCPDFSACATDLGTVRINASAYYPSFYRNGKKVGTSDYLRVMRLRKIWAEGTFAVLKREHKLNKIQKRGLQKATEECLLSATALNLKRLVKTV, from the coding sequence ATTTATAAAAAGTCAACGCAGAACTATTACCGTTTATATAGCCGTTCAAAAAAGGAATGTAAAAACTGCCCGGATTTTTCAGCTTGTGCCACAGATCTCGGTACGGTCAGAATAAATGCGAGTGCTTATTATCCCTCTTTTTATCGAAATGGCAAGAAAGTAGGAACCAGTGATTATCTGAGGGTCATGCGGCTTAGGAAGATATGGGCCGAAGGAACATTCGCAGTTTTAAAACGAGAACATAAATTGAATAAAATCCAGAAAAGAGGCCTTCAGAAAGCGACAGAAGAATGCCTCTTATCAGCAACGGCATTAAATCTAAAGCGACTGGTAAAAACGGTTTGA
- a CDS encoding helix-turn-helix domain-containing protein, translating to MEQKIKQEGIDIGGNIRRIRLEKGIGQTELIGMLDLKDIGMTREALVKIERGIQHITGAQLRGIRDCLKTTYDELLK from the coding sequence ATGGAGCAGAAAATAAAGCAAGAAGGAATTGATATTGGGGGAAATATTCGTAGAATACGGTTAGAAAAGGGAATCGGTCAGACTGAATTAATTGGGATGCTAGATCTAAAAGATATTGGAATGACCAGAGAAGCATTAGTGAAAATTGAGCGTGGCATTCAGCATATTACTGGCGCGCAGCTTCGTGGCATTCGTGATTGTCTGAAAACCACCTATGACGAACTTTTAAAATAA
- a CDS encoding plasmid mobilization protein yields MSGVHKYPTISFRISPRERDEIEAKIIASGMQKKDYFVRSCIYNRVCVVGKKEVIYRLVEELQLMQVNIADIVSQFEQQEVTLSDEGLEQMRNDCLDMLKAILWMLDGAKYLWQKTEENNGKSPDSGNC; encoded by the coding sequence ATGAGTGGAGTACACAAATATCCAACAATCAGCTTTCGTATATCTCCAAGAGAGCGTGATGAAATTGAAGCAAAGATTATAGCCAGTGGTATGCAAAAGAAAGATTATTTTGTTCGCTCCTGTATTTATAACAGAGTATGTGTGGTTGGGAAAAAGGAAGTGATCTATCGGCTGGTAGAGGAATTACAACTTATGCAAGTTAATATTGCAGATATTGTGAGTCAATTTGAACAGCAGGAAGTTACATTGTCGGATGAAGGATTGGAGCAAATGAGAAATGATTGTCTGGATATGCTCAAGGCTATTTTGTGGATGTTAGATGGAGCAAAATATCTTTGGCAGAAAACAGAAGAAAACAATGGAAAAAGTCCCGACAGCGGCAACTGTTAG
- a CDS encoding TnpV protein has protein sequence MKKHIVGGNGISYTLEDYPDLKLTEETDYPIEKYRRMRRRYFQVYRGVEYFRLFLNGD, from the coding sequence ATGAAGAAACACATTGTTGGAGGAAACGGGATTAGTTATACATTGGAAGATTATCCAGATTTGAAATTGACAGAGGAGACGGATTATCCGATCGAGAAGTATAGACGTATGAGGCGCAGATACTTTCAGGTGTATCGTGGAGTGGAATATTTTAGATTGTTTTTGAATGGTGACTAA
- a CDS encoding AAA family ATPase gives MEEQKTELKLIRMSEIESQEIEWLWYPFIPYGKLTIIQGDPGDGKTTLVLNIAAKLSNGIGIDEAMQISEPINIIYQTAEDGLADTVKPRLEAAGADCEKIAVIDESEKSLSMVDERLEEAIIKTNAQLLILDPIQAYLGGGMDMNRANEARDMTKKLGLLAEKYKCAIVLIGHMNKAAGNKAAYRGMGSIDFFAVARSVLLVGRVEGQANIRAVVQIKNNLAPFGHPKAFELEETGFVWLGDYEISADELLGGLAPKANKLEQAKQLLRELAKTNNAMQSREIFNLADEQGVSKRTLENAKKELKIKAKKINNLWYWELDNIKAK, from the coding sequence GTGGAAGAACAAAAAACAGAATTAAAATTAATCAGAATGTCAGAGATAGAATCACAGGAAATAGAATGGCTATGGTATCCATTTATACCGTATGGGAAACTGACAATCATACAGGGAGATCCTGGAGATGGAAAGACCACATTGGTCTTGAATATAGCTGCTAAGTTATCAAATGGGATTGGTATCGATGAAGCTATGCAGATATCCGAGCCAATCAATATTATTTACCAGACTGCAGAGGATGGATTGGCAGATACAGTCAAGCCAAGACTTGAAGCGGCTGGGGCAGATTGCGAGAAAATAGCGGTTATTGATGAAAGTGAGAAATCACTTTCTATGGTGGATGAAAGGTTGGAAGAAGCAATTATCAAGACAAATGCTCAGTTACTCATTTTAGACCCAATACAAGCCTATTTAGGCGGTGGAATGGATATGAACCGGGCAAATGAAGCAAGGGATATGACAAAGAAGCTGGGACTTCTGGCAGAGAAATATAAATGTGCTATTGTGCTTATTGGTCATATGAATAAGGCAGCAGGGAACAAGGCGGCATATAGAGGTATGGGTTCGATTGATTTCTTTGCAGTAGCAAGAAGTGTTCTGCTGGTAGGCAGAGTAGAAGGACAGGCGAATATAAGGGCAGTTGTGCAGATAAAAAATAATCTGGCGCCATTCGGACATCCCAAAGCCTTTGAGTTGGAAGAAACAGGTTTTGTCTGGTTAGGCGATTATGAAATTTCAGCAGATGAATTGTTGGGGGGATTGGCACCTAAAGCGAACAAATTGGAGCAGGCAAAGCAGTTACTTCGGGAACTTGCTAAAACCAATAATGCCATGCAAAGCAGAGAAATTTTTAATCTGGCTGATGAACAAGGTGTTTCTAAAAGGACATTGGAAAATGCCAAGAAAGAACTGAAAATTAAAGCCAAGAAAATCAACAACTTATGGTATTGGGAACTGGATAATATTAAGGCGAAATAG
- a CDS encoding MobA/MobL family protein, which yields MGRINYISSYARQENLYSVYETTERKFWRELAKCNQEEFIKSGAGGKCIEARELIIALPESFVDYNSSRLLEVFTNHFKQNYGVECISALHHNKRKTNYHNHLIFSERKLLDEPIEKVAARNMFYNETGKHVRTKKEILDDSGQMRDECRIIPKGEVYERKLFTIKNSRFKSDSFLDEMKKSYTELINIYVRDDKEKLKVFDRKSAYLPMKKIGKNNPKAAQMEADNLQRKRWNQTVDRALLSGVPEQQIIEVRKVQIGRKASLSIQQSGGYPELFINIIEMAIKVLELLIIQLINLTRKFDVKANETQGKLETVLSVKQSDRLKEVEEVPEEEIPAKPKKSARATEYPRLEEIYVKLQQQNRAILQKEQRLGNQEMELHECKGIFKGKKRKELQGEIEQTKKQLELMKQRLTDIVTSCGYQNVRAFLVEHEKSRTEYAWYRQAVSDWKQTYGEGRETQTKSIRARLKKHEEQIKQRKGNPSSVQRRDRGAR from the coding sequence ATGGGAAGAATCAACTATATCTCCAGTTATGCCAGGCAGGAAAATCTGTATTCGGTGTATGAAACTACTGAACGAAAATTCTGGAGGGAATTAGCAAAGTGCAACCAAGAGGAATTTATCAAGAGTGGAGCAGGTGGAAAGTGCATTGAGGCCAGAGAACTAATTATTGCGTTGCCAGAGAGTTTTGTGGATTATAATTCAAGCAGGTTGTTGGAGGTATTTACTAATCACTTCAAACAGAATTATGGTGTAGAGTGCATTTCAGCATTACATCATAATAAGCGCAAGACCAATTATCATAACCATCTTATCTTTTCTGAACGAAAATTGTTGGATGAGCCGATAGAAAAGGTTGCTGCCAGAAATATGTTTTACAACGAGACAGGAAAGCACGTTAGAACTAAAAAAGAAATATTGGATGACAGTGGTCAGATGAGAGATGAATGTAGGATTATTCCCAAAGGCGAGGTATATGAGCGAAAATTATTTACCATTAAGAACAGCCGATTCAAAAGCGACAGTTTTCTGGACGAGATGAAGAAATCCTATACAGAACTTATTAATATCTATGTTAGAGATGATAAGGAAAAATTAAAGGTGTTTGACCGCAAGAGCGCCTATCTTCCAATGAAAAAGATTGGAAAGAACAATCCGAAAGCAGCGCAGATGGAAGCTGACAATTTACAACGGAAAAGGTGGAATCAGACTGTTGACAGGGCATTACTCAGTGGAGTGCCGGAACAGCAGATTATCGAGGTTAGAAAGGTGCAAATTGGTAGGAAAGCCAGCCTATCCATTCAGCAGTCTGGTGGTTATCCAGAACTGTTTATTAACATCATTGAGATGGCAATTAAGGTATTGGAACTTCTGATTATACAGCTAATTAACTTGACTAGAAAATTTGATGTGAAAGCAAATGAGACACAAGGGAAATTGGAAACGGTATTGTCTGTAAAGCAATCAGACAGGCTGAAAGAGGTTGAGGAAGTGCCGGAGGAAGAAATCCCGGCTAAACCTAAAAAGTCTGCTCGTGCGACGGAATATCCAAGATTGGAAGAGATTTATGTGAAGTTACAACAGCAGAATAGGGCAATCTTGCAGAAAGAACAGAGGCTTGGAAATCAGGAAATGGAATTACACGAGTGCAAAGGTATTTTCAAAGGAAAAAAGCGTAAGGAGTTGCAAGGAGAAATTGAGCAGACGAAGAAGCAATTAGAGCTTATGAAACAGAGATTGACTGATATTGTCACATCATGTGGCTATCAGAATGTAAGGGCGTTTCTAGTGGAACATGAGAAATCAAGGACAGAATATGCGTGGTATAGGCAGGCTGTTAGTGATTGGAAACAGACATATGGTGAAGGTAGAGAAACACAGACGAAAAGTATCCGTGCGAGGCTAAAAAAACATGAAGAACAGATAAAACAAAGAAAGGGTAATCCAAGCTCTGTACAGAGAAGGGACAGAGGAGCTAGATAG
- a CDS encoding site-specific integrase, producing MSATRDGKMWRCQFYYEDWQGIRHKKNKRGFKTKSEAEAWERNFRQQQQKDLDINFENFVEIYFKDMEHRLRESTIINKRYVFDLKVTPYFKNKKMCEIKASDVRAWQNALIKKGYAATYLKSINNQLSALFNYATRYYDLRDNPCRKAGSIGKSKAEEMAFWTKQEFKEFLPSMKDKPEARMAFLLLYWTGMRIGELLALTYEDVDFNNRTITINKSYQRIKGKDMITPPKTPKSNRKVTIPPFLAEELKEYCSVLYGITAKERMFRYTKSFMEHEIVRGIKETGVKRIRLHDLRHSHASLLVEMGFQPLAIAERLGHEKIETTLSTYSHLYPNKQLELADKLEIANGEE from the coding sequence ATGTCAGCAACAAGGGATGGAAAAATGTGGCGCTGCCAGTTCTATTATGAGGACTGGCAGGGAATACGCCATAAGAAAAATAAACGAGGTTTTAAGACAAAGAGCGAAGCAGAGGCATGGGAAAGAAATTTCCGGCAGCAACAGCAAAAGGATTTAGATATTAACTTTGAAAATTTTGTGGAGATTTATTTTAAGGATATGGAGCATCGTTTACGAGAAAGCACGATTATCAATAAAAGATATGTGTTTGATTTGAAAGTCACACCCTATTTCAAAAATAAGAAGATGTGTGAGATTAAGGCTTCTGATGTTAGGGCTTGGCAGAATGCATTGATTAAAAAGGGATATGCAGCCACCTATCTAAAGAGCATAAATAATCAATTATCGGCACTTTTCAATTATGCAACCAGATATTACGACTTGAGGGATAACCCCTGCAGAAAGGCGGGTAGCATTGGAAAAAGTAAAGCAGAAGAAATGGCTTTTTGGACAAAGCAGGAATTTAAAGAGTTCCTTCCATCCATGAAGGATAAGCCAGAGGCGAGAATGGCGTTTTTACTTTTGTACTGGACGGGGATGAGAATCGGGGAGCTTTTGGCACTAACTTATGAGGATGTTGATTTTAATAATCGGACTATCACGATTAATAAGTCATATCAGCGCATTAAAGGCAAGGATATGATCACCCCTCCCAAGACACCGAAAAGTAATCGTAAAGTGACAATTCCACCGTTTTTGGCAGAAGAATTAAAAGAGTATTGCAGTGTACTTTATGGGATTACAGCGAAAGAAAGAATGTTTCGATATACAAAATCCTTTATGGAACATGAGATTGTCAGAGGGATAAAAGAGACAGGTGTAAAACGTATCAGATTACACGATTTAAGGCATTCTCACGCATCATTACTGGTGGAGATGGGATTTCAACCGTTGGCGATTGCAGAAAGATTAGGACATGAGAAGATTGAAACCACATTAAGCACTTATTCACATTTATACCCAAATAAACAGTTGGAGTTGGCAGATAAGTTAGAAATTGCCAACGGAGAGGAGTAA
- a CDS encoding MerR family transcriptional regulator, with translation MENVKKMYVTAEEAAEMLGISTGYAYKIIRGLNEELKAKGFRTICGKVPTKYFEEKFYGLTVVM, from the coding sequence ATGGAGAATGTGAAGAAAATGTATGTAACAGCAGAGGAAGCAGCGGAGATGCTTGGAATTTCTACAGGATATGCTTACAAGATTATTCGGGGACTGAATGAGGAATTAAAAGCGAAAGGCTTTCGGACGATCTGTGGCAAGGTTCCGACAAAATACTTTGAAGAAAAGTTTTATGGGTTGACTGTAGTAATGTGA
- a CDS encoding TIR domain-containing protein, whose protein sequence is MGKKIFVSYKYADSQVENLSVYENSSVRDYVTMFEDLLDPSDNIYKGESDGEDLSVLSEETIWQKLKDRIYDSSVTVVFISPGMKESWQAEKDQWIPWEISYSLKEVSRKNKNGDAVTSRSNAMIAVVLPDENGSYSYYLESKNCCGSGCTTHHTDKLFAIIRKNKFNLKNASKKVCDTGSVIWYGEFSYIKAVKWSDFINNYSTYIESACERQDNIDNYEICKEV, encoded by the coding sequence ATGGGGAAAAAGATATTTGTTTCATATAAGTATGCAGATAGCCAAGTAGAAAACCTGTCAGTTTATGAGAATTCTTCTGTACGAGATTACGTTACAATGTTTGAGGATTTATTAGACCCCTCGGATAATATTTATAAGGGCGAAAGTGATGGCGAGGATTTAAGTGTTTTGTCAGAGGAGACCATATGGCAAAAACTGAAAGACAGAATATATGATAGTTCAGTTACCGTGGTATTTATATCACCAGGTATGAAAGAAAGTTGGCAAGCTGAAAAAGATCAATGGATACCCTGGGAGATTTCATACTCATTGAAAGAGGTTTCAAGAAAGAATAAGAATGGAGATGCTGTTACAAGTAGGAGTAATGCAATGATAGCAGTGGTGTTGCCAGATGAGAATGGTTCGTATTCTTATTATTTAGAAAGTAAGAATTGTTGTGGAAGCGGATGTACAACACATCATACAGATAAGTTGTTTGCAATTATTCGGAAAAATAAATTTAATCTGAAGAATGCAAGTAAGAAAGTATGTGATACAGGTTCCGTGATTTGGTATGGAGAATTTAGTTATATCAAAGCTGTTAAATGGAGCGATTTTATTAATAATTATAGTACATATATTGAAAGTGCTTGTGAAAGACAAGATAATATTGATAATTATGAAATATGTAAAGAAGTGTGA
- a CDS encoding Arc family DNA-binding protein, which translates to MEKDKHLGLRIDSETHKKLKSLAEFDGRSINGEVLYLIRQAIAQHEHKHGTLK; encoded by the coding sequence ATGGAAAAAGATAAACATCTGGGATTACGCATTGATTCCGAAACTCATAAGAAACTTAAAAGTCTTGCTGAATTTGACGGGCGTTCCATCAATGGAGAAGTTTTATATCTAATTCGACAGGCAATCGCACAACATGAACATAAACATGGTACCCTGAAATAA
- a CDS encoding 4'-phosphopantetheinyl transferase family protein — translation MMKVKQKMIKKIYYQNIIIAIVQIFQYSPEITALNFKKYLTKSEENEFNALTSEIKKKSYVLGRYTAKQTISLLIRDKNLRDIEITKGILGQPVVHIKSKKNVEISISHERDVYASVAFLYEFPFGIDIERVTHKNLAVLIRCSSKEERLNVKYLEMTSIESLTLLWTTKEALSKILKTGLTLPFWFYEIKGCNFVANNHIVSSYKYFSQYISISFVIKDFICTFTCPHLKNIHIE, via the coding sequence ATGATGAAAGTCAAACAAAAAATGATTAAAAAAATTTATTATCAAAATATTATTATTGCTATTGTGCAAATTTTTCAGTATTCACCAGAGATTACTGCGTTAAATTTCAAAAAATATTTGACGAAATCAGAAGAAAATGAATTTAATGCATTAACATCAGAAATCAAGAAGAAAAGCTATGTTTTAGGAAGATATACGGCAAAACAAACAATTTCTCTGTTAATTAGAGATAAAAATTTAAGAGATATTGAAATAACGAAAGGAATATTAGGACAACCTGTAGTACACATTAAAAGCAAAAAAAATGTCGAAATTAGTATTTCTCATGAAAGGGATGTATATGCAAGCGTAGCTTTTTTATATGAGTTCCCATTTGGAATTGATATAGAAAGAGTGACACATAAAAATTTAGCAGTGCTTATTAGATGTTCGTCGAAAGAAGAAAGATTAAATGTTAAATATTTAGAGATGACTTCAATAGAAAGTTTAACGCTTTTATGGACAACGAAAGAGGCCTTGTCAAAAATATTAAAGACAGGATTAACACTTCCTTTTTGGTTTTATGAGATAAAGGGGTGCAATTTTGTAGCCAATAATCATATTGTAAGTAGTTATAAATATTTTAGCCAATATATTTCCATTAGTTTTGTTATCAAGGATTTCATATGTACTTTTACCTGTCCTCATCTTAAAAATATACATATTGAATAA
- a CDS encoding STM4504/CBY_0614 family protein yields the protein MPTLQIDLLLDFIDFTWHFINGLKEETEIKYNDDYCQKIDDSLSELNYRFKQNNLGYEYINGELIRIDNKLLHGVVIKPALYLLNSEDFNGAEEEFRKAFEYRRKGDNKNAILEALKAFESTMKTICDKKEYTFDPNNDTAKKLINILENNSFYPSYMNNHIANLRTTLESGLPVLRNKNAGHGQGATVVNISDEFTEYALNLAATNIVLLVKIYQSQK from the coding sequence GTGCCAACACTTCAAATTGATCTTCTCCTAGACTTTATAGACTTCACATGGCATTTTATCAATGGATTGAAGGAAGAAACAGAAATAAAATACAATGATGATTATTGCCAAAAAATTGATGATTCTCTTTCAGAACTAAATTACCGTTTTAAGCAAAATAATTTAGGTTACGAGTATATAAATGGTGAACTTATTCGCATTGATAACAAATTACTTCATGGAGTTGTCATTAAACCTGCATTGTACTTATTAAATTCTGAAGATTTTAATGGTGCAGAAGAAGAATTTCGTAAAGCATTTGAATACCGTCGAAAAGGCGATAACAAAAATGCTATTTTGGAAGCACTAAAGGCATTTGAAAGTACCATGAAAACAATTTGTGATAAAAAAGAGTACACATTTGACCCAAATAATGATACCGCGAAAAAATTAATTAATATTCTTGAAAACAATTCATTTTATCCTAGCTACATGAATAATCATATTGCCAATCTTAGAACCACTTTAGAAAGTGGACTTCCTGTTTTACGAAATAAAAATGCAGGTCATGGGCAAGGAGCAACTGTTGTAAATATATCAGATGAATTTACGGAGTATGCTCTAAATTTAGCTGCTACTAATATAGTCTTACTAGTCAAAATATATCAATCCCAAAAATGA
- a CDS encoding complexin-2 has product MKQIQIPEELFVLLMKYHLLDMDEVQSEIKKGLMDKMDSITMRLLYSKYKSAPTEEEKQKARQEYLDKRGMLENFRW; this is encoded by the coding sequence ATGAAGCAGATACAGATACCGGAGGAATTATTTGTTTTGTTGATGAAATATCACCTACTGGATATGGATGAGGTACAGTCAGAGATTAAAAAAGGATTGATGGATAAGATGGATTCGATAACGATGCGATTATTATATTCCAAATATAAGTCTGCTCCGACAGAGGAAGAAAAGCAAAAAGCTAGACAGGAATATCTTGATAAACGTGGAATGTTAGAGAATTTTCGTTGGTAG
- a CDS encoding penicillin-binding transpeptidase domain-containing protein, which translates to MSSIFNGINGCAILFDPQNDQYSFYNQELCEQEVSPYSTFKIISTLAGLQNEVITNEVSTINYNGTQYAIPEWNGNLTLETAFQTSCIWYFRQIIDAVGADEIAKELNVLSYGNCDISEWNGNGENPVEELNGFWLNSSLKISPLEQVQVLSKIFEKESNYSEKNIAILKNIMLVNETDSQKIYGKTGSGSNGDAWFVGFSEKQGKKQYFAIYLNDNAKKETINGNTAKELTLKITTTES; encoded by the coding sequence TTGAGTAGTATTTTTAATGGAATCAATGGTTGTGCGATATTATTTGACCCACAGAACGATCAATACTCATTTTATAATCAGGAACTTTGTGAACAGGAGGTTTCACCCTACTCTACCTTTAAAATAATTTCCACATTAGCTGGTTTGCAGAACGAAGTTATTACTAATGAAGTTTCAACCATAAATTACAATGGCACTCAATATGCAATTCCAGAATGGAATGGAAATTTAACTTTGGAAACAGCCTTTCAAACTTCTTGTATATGGTATTTCCGGCAAATCATCGATGCCGTAGGTGCAGATGAAATTGCAAAAGAACTTAATGTCTTATCATATGGAAACTGTGATATATCTGAGTGGAATGGCAACGGAGAAAATCCGGTGGAAGAATTGAATGGATTCTGGCTAAATTCTTCTTTGAAAATCTCACCTCTTGAGCAAGTACAAGTTTTATCAAAAATCTTTGAAAAAGAAAGCAACTATAGTGAGAAAAACATTGCTATTCTAAAAAACATAATGTTAGTTAATGAAACTGATTCTCAGAAAATTTATGGCAAAACCGGTTCTGGCTCCAACGGAGACGCTTGGTTTGTTGGATTTTCTGAAAAGCAAGGTAAAAAACAGTATTTCGCTATTTATTTGAATGATAACGCCAAAAAGGAAACTATAAATGGTAATACCGCAAAAGAACTTACTTTAAAGATCACAACCACTGAATCATAG
- a CDS encoding toll/interleukin-1 receptor domain-containing protein, producing the protein MPGVTKHIYNHEIRDIESMWNDELKTLKKLLPKNYKDEDIIILLKKYYPHEWQSVEIKCEYYNKKDRYLKSIKGKTRYNMQAPERILQNVPEYRRLISSEYRKKYALEYNEKIQLHEIELLWKKRESKIQKINKKVENAKLKTQQMTPSYIDKLIGLYERKDTSQKDRMYIIVELQKYYSPKVIQFFYKLNDTELNKQLRWIAFYHLQSFNYQPRARSQKYMQVHTKNKKTRDYLKNIYPNEHYDIPKNPDELEYRIENAKEQKMKRFDFFISHSSKDSSIVQKLISYENGKGYNIFCDWINDVDYLKRHLICDATLKVIEKRLEQSNAIIFVESTNSINSIWCKYELNYFEQFKRPIFCVKKVDVADGKFVLSPMNNKWYLDSDYKNYVLIGNKS; encoded by the coding sequence TTGCCAGGTGTAACAAAACACATTTATAATCATGAGATTAGAGACATTGAGTCTATGTGGAATGATGAGTTGAAAACACTGAAAAAATTGTTGCCTAAAAATTATAAAGATGAAGATATAATTATACTGTTAAAAAAATATTATCCACATGAATGGCAATCTGTAGAAATAAAGTGTGAGTATTATAATAAAAAGGATAGATATTTGAAAAGTATAAAAGGAAAGACTCGTTATAATATGCAGGCACCTGAAAGAATACTGCAAAATGTACCAGAATACAGGAGGCTTATTTCATCCGAATATAGAAAAAAATATGCTCTAGAATATAATGAAAAAATCCAGTTACATGAAATAGAATTATTATGGAAAAAAAGAGAATCAAAAATACAAAAAATTAACAAAAAAGTAGAAAATGCGAAGTTAAAAACACAGCAAATGACACCGTCATATATTGATAAGCTTATAGGTTTATATGAGCGAAAAGATACATCTCAAAAGGACAGAATGTATATTATCGTGGAGTTGCAAAAATATTATAGCCCAAAGGTAATACAGTTTTTTTACAAGTTAAATGATACAGAATTAAATAAACAGTTACGTTGGATTGCATTTTATCATCTACAAAGTTTTAATTACCAACCAAGGGCACGTAGTCAGAAATATATGCAAGTACATACAAAAAATAAAAAAACAAGAGATTATCTGAAAAATATATATCCTAATGAACATTATGATATTCCTAAAAATCCAGATGAACTGGAATATAGAATTGAGAATGCTAAAGAGCAGAAGATGAAGAGATTTGATTTTTTTATTTCTCACAGTAGCAAAGATAGCTCTATCGTCCAAAAATTAATATCTTATGAAAATGGAAAAGGATATAATATATTTTGTGATTGGATAAATGATGTAGATTATTTAAAACGTCATCTAATATGTGATGCAACTTTGAAAGTGATAGAGAAAAGATTAGAACAATCAAATGCAATAATATTTGTCGAGTCTACTAACTCAATCAATTCTATATGGTGTAAATATGAACTGAATTATTTCGAACAGTTTAAAAGACCGATTTTTTGCGTGAAAAAGGTTGATGTGGCAGATGGAAAATTTGTATTATCACCAATGAACAATAAGTGGTATTTGGATTCTGATTATAAAAATTATGTATTAATAGGAAACAAATCGTAA
- a CDS encoding helix-turn-helix domain-containing protein, with amino-acid sequence MTIGQKIKKYREAKNLTQKQVALRAGMSEPAIRNYELGNRTPSAKQIEKIALSLDVSPFAISNPDLDSYIGVMHALFYLEENYGVIPGQIDGEICLRFKDKFSTISTNVEKWLKEYEAVQNASKYDTEKAEAYYEEWKNSYPRLSAQETMKSLREKRDSKK; translated from the coding sequence ATGACAATAGGTCAAAAAATAAAGAAATATAGAGAAGCCAAAAACTTAACACAGAAGCAGGTAGCACTTCGTGCTGGAATGAGCGAACCTGCTATAAGAAATTATGAATTGGGAAACAGGACACCTTCTGCAAAACAAATAGAAAAAATTGCGCTATCTTTAGATGTAAGCCCTTTTGCTATTTCAAATCCTGATCTTGATTCCTATATCGGAGTTATGCACGCTCTTTTTTATTTAGAGGAAAATTATGGGGTTATACCCGGCCAAATTGATGGAGAGATATGTTTGAGATTTAAGGATAAGTTTTCTACTATCTCCACTAACGTAGAAAAATGGCTAAAAGAGTACGAAGCTGTACAGAATGCTTCAAAATATGATACGGAAAAAGCTGAAGCATATTATGAAGAATGGAAAAACAGTTATCCACGCTTATCCGCACAAGAGACTATGAAATCATTAAGGGAAAAAAGGGACTCAAAAAAATAA